In Bacillus sp. FJAT-45037, the following are encoded in one genomic region:
- a CDS encoding PspC domain-containing protein: protein MKKLIRTQNDRKIAGVCGGVAKYFNLDPTVVRILTVVLFILTTGWPIFLAYLISIFVVPNEEDVAE, encoded by the coding sequence ATGAAGAAATTAATCCGAACACAGAATGACCGTAAAATCGCAGGGGTTTGTGGTGGAGTAGCAAAATATTTTAATCTTGACCCGACCGTTGTACGCATTCTAACCGTTGTCCTATTCATTCTCACCACAGGATGGCCGATATTCCTAGCCTATCTTATTTCCATCTTTGTTGTACCTAATGAAGAGGACGTGGCAGAATAA
- a CDS encoding DUF4097 family beta strand repeat-containing protein → MEERKMILKMIEDGKITAEEGIKLLEAMDTKKGPSAENMEANSHPLSTDVKWEEGEDYRRRHRQSTSAENRFASFFDTALQKIKDFDLDFNFGSSVVVDHIFQHRDLSPENIDISLENGSITFVPWEEPDVRIECEARVYRVKDTEEARRVFLQEATFRVNEQKLLFHTKVKSMKVQATVYVPKTTFDHLKLYTFNGQIKGEQITVDTFDVNTLNGAISFQSVKAKKIMAETVNGAIDLKHLEADLVDVKTVNGSITLSGRAQDVDAETVNGGITYTLDRLEESGYADLKATTGSVHLYVPEDMRVEGKLKTNVGSFSVDMNDHEILDEKKEFAQKQTSFVGNQQSSPRVKVNAVTYTGSALVRDRLS, encoded by the coding sequence ATGGAAGAACGTAAAATGATCTTAAAGATGATTGAAGACGGCAAGATTACTGCGGAAGAGGGCATTAAACTGTTAGAAGCGATGGATACGAAAAAAGGACCGTCTGCTGAGAACATGGAAGCGAACTCACACCCATTATCAACCGATGTGAAGTGGGAAGAAGGCGAGGATTACCGTAGACGTCACCGCCAATCGACATCGGCAGAAAATCGCTTTGCGAGCTTTTTTGATACAGCTTTGCAAAAGATCAAAGACTTTGATTTGGATTTCAACTTCGGTTCATCGGTTGTCGTCGATCATATTTTCCAACATCGTGACTTGTCACCTGAAAACATCGACATTTCTTTAGAAAATGGATCGATTACCTTTGTTCCTTGGGAAGAGCCTGATGTTCGCATTGAATGTGAGGCCCGTGTGTATCGAGTGAAGGACACTGAAGAAGCGCGTCGAGTCTTTTTGCAAGAAGCAACATTTCGCGTGAATGAGCAGAAGTTATTGTTCCATACGAAAGTGAAATCAATGAAAGTACAGGCGACTGTCTATGTTCCAAAGACGACGTTTGATCACTTAAAGCTCTACACGTTTAATGGCCAAATAAAAGGGGAACAAATTACTGTCGACACATTTGATGTGAATACGTTGAATGGTGCGATCTCCTTTCAGTCGGTAAAAGCGAAAAAAATTATGGCTGAAACAGTAAATGGAGCGATTGATCTTAAGCACCTAGAAGCCGATCTTGTTGATGTGAAAACAGTCAATGGCAGCATTACGTTGTCTGGCCGAGCCCAGGATGTTGATGCAGAAACGGTCAATGGCGGGATTACCTACACATTGGATCGTTTAGAGGAATCAGGATATGCTGATCTAAAGGCGACGACGGGAAGTGTTCATCTGTATGTTCCTGAAGACATGCGAGTAGAAGGAAAGTTAAAGACGAATGTCGGTAGCTTTTCTGTTGATATGAACGACCATGAAATTCTGGATGAGAAGAAGGAATTTGCTCAAAAACAAACGAGTTTTGTCGGCAATCAACAATCATCTCCACGTGTGAAAGTAAATGCAGTCACATATACAGGTTCAGCCTTAGTCCGAGATCGCCTGTCTTAA
- the uvrA gene encoding excinuclease ABC subunit UvrA — protein sequence MALEKIVVKGARSHNLKNIDVTIPRDKLIVLTGLSGSGKSSLAFDTIYAEGQRRYVESLSAYARQFLGQMDKPDVDAIEGLSPAISIDQKTTSRNPRSTVGTVTEIHDYLRLLYARVGRPVCPKHGVEISSQTIQQMVDRLLEYPERTKMQILAPLVSGRKGTHVKVLEDIKKQGYVRVRVDGEMREVADEIELEKNKKHSIEVVIDRIVIKEGIHTRLADSLETALQLADGHALVDVIDDEELLFSQHHACPECGFSISELEPRMFSFNSPYGACPKCDGLGVKLEVDLDLVVPDRKRTLREHAIAAWEPTSSQYYPQLLAAVSDHYGIDLDQPVEQIPEALFDKIINGSGREKIYFRYENEFGQVRENEIVFEGVANNISRRYHETSSDYIREQMETYMTNKHCPSCKGHRLKKEALAVKINDLHIGEISSMSVKEAKDFFENVELTEKEFAIARLILKEINDRIGFLINVGLDYLSLDRAAGTLSGGEAQRIRLATQIGSSLMGVLYILDEPSIGLHQRDNDRLIEALEHMRDIGNTLIVVEHDEDTMMAADHIIDIGPGAGVHGGEIIAEGTPEEIMNDEKSLTGQYLSGKKFIPLPSERRKSDGRSLTVKKASENNLKNVTVSFPLGVFMAVTGVSGSGKSTLINEIVYKSLAQKLHRAKDKPGQHKEIEGIDQIDKVIEIDQSPIGRTPRSNPATYTGVFDDVRDVFAMTNEAKVRGYKKGRFSFNVKGGRCEACRGDGIIKIEMHFLPDVYVPCEVCEGKRYNRETLEIQYKGKTISNVLEMTVEESVEFFSNIPKIKRKVQTLVDVGLGYIRLGQPATTLSGGEAQRVKLASQLHKRATGKTIYILDEPTTGLHVDDIDRLLKVLQRLVDNGDTVLVIEHNLDVIKTVDHIIDLGPEGGDKGGQLVAEGTPEEVADVKESYTGYYLKSILERDRKRMEASIEEKELQKN from the coding sequence ATGGCATTAGAAAAGATTGTCGTAAAGGGAGCGAGATCACATAACTTAAAGAACATTGATGTGACCATCCCGCGTGATAAGCTGATTGTCTTAACCGGCTTATCAGGCTCAGGGAAATCCTCGCTCGCCTTTGATACGATTTATGCAGAAGGACAGCGCCGTTACGTCGAATCGCTCTCTGCTTATGCAAGACAATTTCTAGGGCAAATGGATAAGCCAGATGTAGATGCGATCGAGGGGCTATCTCCTGCAATTTCGATTGATCAAAAGACGACGAGCCGTAATCCACGTTCAACCGTTGGTACGGTGACAGAAATCCATGATTATTTAAGACTATTGTATGCTCGTGTCGGAAGACCAGTTTGTCCGAAGCATGGCGTTGAAATTTCATCGCAGACGATCCAGCAAATGGTTGATCGCTTGTTAGAGTACCCAGAACGCACAAAAATGCAAATTCTTGCGCCGCTCGTTTCTGGTCGCAAAGGGACGCATGTCAAAGTGCTTGAAGATATAAAAAAACAAGGCTACGTCCGCGTTCGCGTTGATGGAGAGATGCGCGAAGTAGCTGATGAGATTGAACTCGAGAAAAACAAAAAGCATAGCATTGAAGTAGTGATTGACCGAATTGTGATCAAAGAAGGCATTCATACACGTTTAGCCGATTCACTAGAGACGGCCCTGCAGCTTGCAGATGGTCACGCCCTTGTCGATGTCATTGATGATGAGGAATTGCTATTTAGCCAACATCACGCCTGTCCTGAGTGTGGCTTTTCGATTTCAGAGCTTGAACCACGAATGTTCTCATTTAATAGCCCATACGGAGCATGTCCTAAATGTGACGGGCTAGGAGTAAAGCTTGAAGTGGATCTAGACTTGGTTGTTCCCGATCGTAAGCGGACGTTACGAGAGCATGCGATTGCTGCTTGGGAACCGACAAGCTCACAGTATTACCCACAACTATTAGCCGCTGTGAGTGATCATTACGGGATTGATCTTGACCAACCCGTTGAGCAAATTCCAGAGGCTCTTTTCGATAAAATTATTAACGGAAGTGGCCGAGAGAAAATCTACTTCCGTTATGAAAATGAATTTGGACAAGTGCGCGAAAATGAAATTGTCTTTGAAGGGGTCGCAAACAATATTTCTCGTCGGTACCATGAGACAAGTTCTGATTATATTCGTGAACAAATGGAAACGTATATGACCAATAAACATTGCCCGAGCTGTAAAGGGCATCGTTTAAAAAAAGAAGCACTAGCTGTAAAGATTAATGATCTTCACATTGGAGAAATCTCATCAATGTCTGTAAAAGAGGCAAAGGATTTCTTCGAGAACGTCGAGTTAACAGAGAAAGAGTTCGCGATTGCACGACTCATTTTAAAAGAAATCAATGACCGCATTGGTTTTTTAATCAATGTTGGGCTTGATTATTTATCACTTGACCGGGCAGCAGGGACATTGTCCGGTGGAGAGGCACAGCGTATTCGTTTGGCGACTCAAATTGGTTCCTCGCTCATGGGTGTGCTCTATATTTTAGATGAACCGTCGATCGGGTTGCATCAACGCGACAATGATCGTCTCATTGAGGCGCTTGAGCATATGCGCGATATTGGGAATACGTTGATCGTTGTTGAACACGATGAAGACACGATGATGGCCGCTGACCATATTATTGATATCGGTCCTGGTGCTGGTGTTCACGGTGGAGAGATTATCGCCGAAGGAACGCCCGAAGAAATCATGAACGATGAAAAATCGTTAACAGGTCAGTATTTATCAGGGAAGAAATTCATTCCTCTTCCTTCTGAACGCCGCAAGTCAGATGGACGATCACTCACGGTGAAAAAGGCGTCGGAAAATAACTTAAAAAATGTAACAGTCTCCTTCCCGCTTGGAGTATTTATGGCTGTGACGGGCGTATCAGGTTCCGGAAAAAGTACGTTGATTAATGAAATCGTCTATAAATCTCTTGCACAAAAGCTCCACCGTGCCAAAGACAAGCCAGGGCAACATAAAGAGATCGAAGGCATCGATCAGATTGATAAAGTGATTGAGATTGATCAATCACCAATCGGGCGAACGCCAAGGTCGAACCCAGCGACATATACAGGCGTCTTTGATGATGTTCGTGACGTCTTTGCGATGACCAATGAAGCAAAAGTTCGTGGCTACAAAAAAGGGCGCTTTAGTTTTAATGTCAAAGGCGGACGTTGCGAGGCGTGCCGTGGAGATGGAATTATTAAAATCGAAATGCATTTCTTACCTGATGTGTATGTACCGTGTGAAGTGTGTGAAGGAAAGAGATACAACCGTGAAACACTAGAGATTCAGTACAAAGGCAAGACCATTTCGAACGTGCTTGAAATGACTGTTGAAGAAAGCGTAGAGTTCTTCAGCAACATCCCGAAAATTAAGCGTAAAGTTCAAACGCTTGTCGATGTTGGACTAGGCTATATTCGTCTCGGTCAACCAGCAACAACGCTATCTGGTGGGGAAGCGCAACGAGTGAAGCTTGCCTCGCAACTGCATAAACGGGCGACAGGAAAGACGATCTATATTTTAGATGAACCGACAACCGGTCTGCATGTCGATGATATTGATCGTTTGCTGAAAGTGTTACAACGTCTAGTTGATAATGGTGATACGGTGCTTGTGATCGAACATAACCTCGATGTGATTAAGACGGTTGATCATATTATTGATCTTGGTCCTGAAGGTGGAGACAAGGGCGGTCAACTCGTCGCCGAAGGAACGCCAGAGGAAGTCGCCGATGTCAAGGAGTCTTACACAGGTTATTACTTGAAATCCATCCTAGAAAGAGACCGAAAACGAATGGAAGCTTCCATCGAAGAAAAAGAATTACAGAAAAACTAA
- a CDS encoding phage holin family protein, with translation MRWIIGLVLNALVLLLIAYVFDGFELSGFGAAIIASLLLSVVNAIVKPILVVLTLPITILTLGLFLFVVSALTLLLTAALMGDAFIINGFGMALLASILIALLQTFVVKPLRN, from the coding sequence ATGAGATGGATTATTGGATTAGTACTAAATGCACTCGTTTTATTGTTAATTGCGTATGTGTTTGATGGATTTGAATTATCAGGCTTCGGAGCGGCTATTATTGCTAGTTTGCTGCTATCTGTGGTCAATGCAATTGTGAAACCTATTTTGGTCGTACTCACTTTGCCGATTACGATTTTAACCCTAGGATTATTCCTCTTTGTTGTCAGTGCATTGACGTTATTATTAACCGCCGCATTGATGGGAGATGCGTTTATCATTAACGGGTTTGGTATGGCGTTGTTGGCATCGATCTTAATTGCGTTGTTGCAGACATTCGTTGTGAAACCATTACGTAACTAA